TTAATAAATCAATCAATTCCTCCTGAGTAGCCATTAATTGATGTTGCAGACCAAGAATATAAAAATAACAGGTTTCGCTTTTGAAGAAAGCATCCAGGTGTTTGGCCGTTTCAAACTTGAGAATGGATTTGCCTGCTTCCAATTCGGCATATTGCTCTTTGGACATATGTAAAACATTGGCGACCGCTTCCTGGCTTAGATTGTTCTTTTCGCGGAAATAGCGCATGAAAATATTCTCAGTCATGTTGGGTAAACTTATTGGTTAATGAATCCAGCTTTTCCTGGAAAACCTGTGTTGTCTTGTCATGTAACTGCTTTATGAGACGGAATAATATCTGTATTTGATGATGCTCTATTTGAAAATCATCCTTATATCTGGCATGTACATAGGCTTTATATAAAAGATGGAGTAGATTTTTATTGCCCCCTGCGCCGGAATGAAAAAAAACCTGCAATTCGGGAGCGCATTGTCTGGTGAAACGAAATAACCTTTGCAGGTTATGGGTCACGTAATTGTGGCCAGTGAGCGCATACAGGATGGCTCGAAGACAATGTTCGGTCGCCTGTTGGAGCATAAAGGCAGTCAGATTTTTATCGTGTTTCAGATAGAAATAACCAGCCCCATCATAAAATATCTGAGCAACGTGAAATGGTTTATTAAAATCCTCCAGAGCTTTGGTTTTGATGGCTGCTAAATCAGTAATGGCTGGAACAGGTAAGGGAAACCGGCCATCATCATATATCAGGTTTTCAGCAATGCAAACAAATGAAAAGAATATATGTCCTTCTTTGATTAACCTGTAAATTTCGACCGCCTTAGAAAAGCTGATCATAATGTCTGCAATATCCTTGCATTGTGCTTCAATGGCTTCCTGAAGTTCTTTATGTGGTTGCTGTGACTTTACGGGTAGCAAAATCAGTAGATCATATTGGAAAGCATGACCAGCTTTATCAGTTCCATGAGCATCCAATAGATATATCTTTTCCGCCTCAGTTATTTTAACAATGATGTCAAGAATTCTTTCAAGCGGATCTGCTTCTGGTTGTAGTACTTCAGGAGTGAGTGGAATAATGGGTGTTTCGGTTTTGTTATTATCTTCAGTATCTATCCCCTCTACGGATTCATTTCCAAGAATTACCCAGGCCGCTTCAATCAGCTTTTCAATATTATCGTGTAGAGTGACATACTCCAGAGCCTCCACATCTTCTGCACGTAAAGCATCGGTTAGCCATTCCTTGAGGCATAAACGTATATCTGATAAAGTGTACCAGGTGAAGAATTCTTTTAGGATATGATGAGGGTTGTTTATTTCATTACAGGTGAGCCGGAAAGGTTGTTGGTGCCATACTGGCCAATTGGATAGTATTCGCTTGTTTAATGGTGTGTTCATTTGGAAAAGTTTAAAGGTGGATAGGTATGAATAGAAAATGGGGAGTCATTTATACAATGGGATATTCCTTCCGCTATGGTCAAAGGTGATAGCGGCATAAAAATGATGTTAATGTTATAAAGGAATTACTTTAGATGGGCCATTGAGGCTTGCCTGCAGGTGCCGCTTGAAATTGAGGTGGTTTCTTACAAAACATGACTTGGAATTATAAAAATGGAAGAAGGAGGTTTATCCAATCGTAAGAACACCCTGTAGGTTTAATAAAAAAGACGTGGGTTAGTTCTTACAGCTACTGAAGGGCTACCACGCCCCTGATCGCGAATAAGAACGCCCACGTCAGAACCTTTAAGCATATAGCTAAAGGAATAACGTGAGCGATTTACCCTATTTCCCGCGATCATTAAATGTGGTAGTTTTCAGTAGCGAGAATAAAGCAAACACGCTTAAAAATATTTAAAGTGCTCGCAAAACTATACTTCTTATGTTGAGTTTTCAAATATCATTAGATGAGTATGGTGGTCCCCAGTCTTAGGACCGGTAATCGTTCCTTTTAAGCTTTTAAGTGTTAAATGATTTACTGGGCTTTGCCCTGTGAATCATTTGGCACAAGCCCCCGGCAGGGGATTATGCGGCTTTGGCCATATAGGCTTCTATTGGGGTTGAATAATCCAATGATTGATGCACACGCGTACGATTATAAAAATTAAAATATTCTTTCAGGCCCTGATAGAGCGAAAGACCATCTTCGTGTACGTTCAGGTAAATGTGCTCATATTTAACACTCCTCCACAGTCGTTCGATCCATATATTATCCAGTGCCCGACCTTTCCCGTCCATGCTTATTTTGATTTCATGTTCTTTTAGCAGACCGGTAAACACTTCGCTGGTGAACTGACTGCCCTGATCTGTATTAAATATTTCCGGCTTACCGTGTTTCAAAATTGCAACATCTGCAATATCTCTGCACCACTCTGCATTCATGGTATTACTTATGCCCCAGTTGACTACGTAGCGGGTATGTACATCAATAATGGCGCATAAATACATGAAGCCCTTTTTCATCGGAATATATGTAATGTCGCAACACCAAACCTGGTTAGCTTTATTGATATCGATGCCTTTGAGCAGGTAAGGATATATTTTGTGAGATTTATCCGGCTTACTGGTGTTGGGTTCCTGGAATAGTGTGTTCCAGTTTACCAATTTCATCAGACGTCTTATTCTCTTTCTGTTAATATTATACCCTTTTAGACGCAATAAAGCCATCAATCGACGTTCCCCATAGAAAGGTGTCAGAAAGTATTGCGCGTCAAGAATGCGCATTATTTCCAGGTTCTCGCTTGTCTCCGATACAGGAACATAATACAAACCACTCCTGTGCAGCTTTAAAAGCTCGCATTGACGGCGAATACTAAGGTATGGATGATTTGGTTCAAGCATGGAACGACGGATGGATAATGACCTGGTTACAATTTTTTTTTCAGGAAGTCATTCTCAACTTTAAGCTGACCTATCTGTGCATACAATTTCTCCAGTTGATCAGCTTGTTGTTCCTGTTGTTTGTTTCCAGATTCTGAATCAAACGCACTAGCAAGTTTGGCTGCCGCCTCTCGTTTCCATGTATTGATTTGTGTGGGATGCAAATCATACTTCTTAGCTAGTTCTTCAACTGTACTACGCTCTTTTAAGGCTTCCATGACTACTTTCGCCTTGAAGTCTCCAGTGAATTTTCTTCTGCTTTGCTTTGTCATTATTTTGGCAATTTAAGATGTTTTTTACAATCTTAATTACCGGTCCAAATTTCGGGTACCATTATATGAGCATTTAGAGTAGAATAAACAATTTTCAATTTGTTTTGACCAAACTAAGGTAACAATTAAATTAATATTATAGCATTAATAACAATAAATATAGCATTTATTGTTATTAATTATGCTTTTAATGATAAATATTGGCTGAATGTCAGAACTTTATATTTGTAGGCATAACCTGATATATCTACAGAATGAGTAATCGAGAATATAATAGAATTAAAGTTGTTCTTGCGGAGAAAAAGAAAACCAATAAAGAGCTGTCAGACTATTTAAAAGTAAGGCCAGGAACTGTTTCTCGTTGGTGTACCAACGACAGTCAGCCTAATATTGCTACGTTATTTGAAATAGCTAAATTTTTGAATGTCAAAGTTTGTGCTCTTCTAATAGAATAACTAATTTCTCGAATATTTGGAAAGTATCGAATTAAAAAAAATCTTTTAAAAGCAGTAGCATTCAGCCTTGACTACTACTTTTTTAGTTATGGATTTGGTATTTGATTTTAAGAAATAGGAAAGATAAGAATGTCATTATCAGGAATATATAGTTGCATATTAGTTTTGTTGCTTTCGGTCGTTTTTTATTACATTGTCCAAAAGTAGCAATATCGTTGGATAGGGATACTCCAATGTTTAGTAAGATTGGGCGTGGAACGCAAAGTAGTAAATTGAATACGTTCTGATATAGGCAAAACTGCAAATGGCGCTACCAGAAGAACTTTTGGTCCTTTGGTCTAAAAGCAAAGTATATGAAATGGAAAAGAATTAGGATATAGAATGGAAGGCTTTGTTAAAAACCCCAAAAAGGAAAGAAATAAACAAGAAATCGATAAAGTGGAGAAACAAAAAACTATACATACGAGCAGAACCATGATGTTTGTAGAGCTATCAAAAGTGATGGATCATGCAATTCATGATGATATTTATATAGATTCTCTTAATCAAAATATTGTCAATAAAAAAACGAAAAACAATCAAGATAAAACGACTGGATACTTAAAACAACTTTATGGGTTCAATCTTTCCTATCAACCATTCAAATTTTTTAAGTATTTCTGGCAGATTTCGGCAGAAAAGGATAAACCTTTGCTAACGCTTCTATTTGCAATAGGCCAGGATTATCTTCTGGGAGAAAGTTATGTAGTTATTGCATCCACAAAACTCGGCGATAAGGTCACAATTGAAAAAATACAAGAAAACATTGAAGGGCATCATCCCAATAAATTTTCTGAAAATACAAAAAGGTCGTTAGCTCAAAATATTGCAAGTTCCTGGAAACAAGCGGGGTTTATTTCTGGCAAAGTAAAAAACATTCGTGTACAGCCAGAAATCGGTTATCATGCGGTCGCCTATGCTTTTTTATTGGCTTATTGTAACGGTGATAGGGGTGATTTTATTCTCACAAGCAAATGGGTAAAGGCGCTTTGTTTAAGTGATTCACATTTAAGGGAGATTGCCATTGACGCATCAAAAAGAGATCTGCTACAATATCAATTTGCTGGAAGTGTTACAGCCATATCATTTACTAACCTTTTTACTAAACTTGGTATAGATGGCATCCAAAGTTGATCAATTATTAACTGCATATGAGCTGGTTGTTAATGAACCCTGGTCAAATGCTTTGTCGGGCCAAGAAAGGGTTTGGTTCTTAGTGTATGATCCTGCTGAGCAACGTAAAGTTGATTTACGAATTGGTGATTTTGAAATGGCAACGAAAAAAGCGGGAAAAAGATGGATAACCATTTCTCTTAAAAAGTGTTTTCCTATTTGGATGGCAAGTCATGATTACAAAGAGGAATATTTTAATGACCCCGAAACTTTAGTAGATCAACTTGAATCTGAGTTTAAAAAATTTGCCATTACTTTCTTGATAGAAGAGATAAATAAACAAGGTACTGATGACAAAACATTGATTGCGGTGAGGGATATTTCTGCTTTATTTGGTTTCAACCGAATGTCTGATATTTTAAATGGGTGTGCCAATTCTTTTAAAGGAAGGATGCTCATTTTCTTTCCTGGTGAATACGATAAAAACCAATACCGTTTGTTGGATGCAAGAGATGGCTGGAGTTATTTAGCCAGACCGATTACTGCTTAATAAGTTATACTATGCTGAACAAAGAATTATTTACATTGAACCCTGATGAAAATAACTTGATTAATGATGGCGTTGTAGAAATTAATACTGCCAAAGATGAACAAGGATTGAGGATTATCAGGCATGAATTGAAAACATTTGTATGTGAAGGTGAATACCAACGGGGGATTTATAGAATCTTAGATACCTATCTTAAACATATTGACCAACCCAAGCAACCAGCGGTTTGGGTTAGCGGTTTTTTTGGTAGCGGTAAGTCACACTTAGTGAAAATGCTTGGCTACCTTTGGGAGGATTTTAACTTTCCAAACGGAGACTCTGCTAGAAGTATCAAACCCTTGCCCCAAGATGTTAATGATCTTTTTATTGAGCTGGAAAGAAAGCAAAAAATAAACGGTAGGCTTTCCGTTTCGGGTACATTAAAAGATTTCCCTTCGGCTGATATACGCTATTCATTCCTACAATTGTTTTTAAACGAATTGGGACTTCCTCAGCAATACCATCATTTTAAGTTTGTCTATTGGGCAAAGCAGGAAGGGATTTATGATGGTTTAAAATCTTTAGTGGAAACGCAGGGTAAGGACTTTAAAAAGGAATACGAAAACTTATTTGTTTCTTCCGCCATTGCAAAATCTGTATTAGAATTAAAACCTGAATTTGCAGAAAACGAAGCCAAGGTTAAAGAAAATTTCAAAGCCAATTTCAAACGCATAGATAGCATAAGTCGTGAGCAATTAAT
This window of the Chitinophaga sancti genome carries:
- a CDS encoding HEPN domain-containing protein, which codes for MNTPLNKRILSNWPVWHQQPFRLTCNEINNPHHILKEFFTWYTLSDIRLCLKEWLTDALRAEDVEALEYVTLHDNIEKLIEAAWVILGNESVEGIDTEDNNKTETPIIPLTPEVLQPEADPLERILDIIVKITEAEKIYLLDAHGTDKAGHAFQYDLLILLPVKSQQPHKELQEAIEAQCKDIADIMISFSKAVEIYRLIKEGHIFFSFVCIAENLIYDDGRFPLPVPAITDLAAIKTKALEDFNKPFHVAQIFYDGAGYFYLKHDKNLTAFMLQQATEHCLRAILYALTGHNYVTHNLQRLFRFTRQCAPELQVFFHSGAGGNKNLLHLLYKAYVHARYKDDFQIEHHQIQILFRLIKQLHDKTTQVFQEKLDSLTNKFTQHD
- a CDS encoding IS3 family transposase; this translates as MLEPNHPYLSIRRQCELLKLHRSGLYYVPVSETSENLEIMRILDAQYFLTPFYGERRLMALLRLKGYNINRKRIRRLMKLVNWNTLFQEPNTSKPDKSHKIYPYLLKGIDINKANQVWCCDITYIPMKKGFMYLCAIIDVHTRYVVNWGISNTMNAEWCRDIADVAILKHGKPEIFNTDQGSQFTSEVFTGLLKEHEIKISMDGKGRALDNIWIERLWRSVKYEHIYLNVHEDGLSLYQGLKEYFNFYNRTRVHQSLDYSTPIEAYMAKAA
- a CDS encoding transposase yields the protein MTKQSRRKFTGDFKAKVVMEALKERSTVEELAKKYDLHPTQINTWKREAAAKLASAFDSESGNKQQEQQADQLEKLYAQIGQLKVENDFLKKKL
- a CDS encoding helix-turn-helix transcriptional regulator gives rise to the protein MSNREYNRIKVVLAEKKKTNKELSDYLKVRPGTVSRWCTNDSQPNIATLFEIAKFLNVKVCALLIE
- a CDS encoding BREX protein BrxB domain-containing protein, which codes for MASKVDQLLTAYELVVNEPWSNALSGQERVWFLVYDPAEQRKVDLRIGDFEMATKKAGKRWITISLKKCFPIWMASHDYKEEYFNDPETLVDQLESEFKKFAITFLIEEINKQGTDDKTLIAVRDISALFGFNRMSDILNGCANSFKGRMLIFFPGEYDKNQYRLLDARDGWSYLARPITA